Proteins co-encoded in one Nothobranchius furzeri strain GRZ-AD chromosome 4, NfurGRZ-RIMD1, whole genome shotgun sequence genomic window:
- the cdkn1bb gene encoding cyclin dependent kinase inhibitor 1Bb: protein MSNVRVSNGSPTLERTEARVSEHPKPSACRSLFGPVDHEELKKDFNEHMREFKEAAAAKWGFDFASDTPLSNGRFKWELVDSEEMPDFYHRQPRREKGVCPRSTSVDLNGNHNCVLVASSGDTSKPDGQTECTGLRKRPASHEPPTQNKRSHTSPDEVSCPNLSHSVEHTPRKPSPKRQT from the exons ATGTCTAATGTTCGAGTTTCAAACGGGAGTCCGACGTTGGAGCGGACGGAGGCCCGGGTGTCGGAGCACCCGAAGCCGTCTGCCTGCAGAAGTCTGTTCGGCCCGGTGGATCACGAAGAGTTAAAGAAGGATTTTAACGAACACATGCGGGAGTTCAAAGAGGCTGCCGCTGCCAAGTGGGGCTTCGACTTCGCCAGTGACACGCCACTGAGCAACGGCAGGTTCAAATGGGAACTAGTGGATTCCGAGGAGATGCCGGACTTCTACCACCGGCAGCCGCGGAGGGAGAAGGGCGTCTGCCCCAGGAGCACCAGTGTGGATCTAAACGGGAACCATAACTGCGTCCTGGTGGCGTCGAGCGGGGATACCAGCAAGCCCGACGGTCAAACGGAGTGCACCGGGCTGAGGAAGAGACCTGCTAGTCACG AGCCTCCGACCCAAAACAAGAGGTCCCATACCAGCCCAGACGAGGTTAGCTGTCCGAACCTGAGCCACTCAGTAGAACACACACCCAGAAAGCCCAGTCCCAAGAGACAGACGTGA